The Mycolicibacterium brumae DNA window TATTGGCGCGTCGAGGACGGCCGCGTCACCGAGTTGTGAGGCATTGCGTCGGGCGCCCGAGGACCTGAGCGGCCCCGGCGTGCGGGAAGCTGCGCGATCGATTCGGATCAACGGCTCAGACCCGGCCAACCGAATGCGACATTCGGTTATAGTCCGGCTGGGCGGGTGGTTCAACCGCGCGTCGAGGATCCAAAGGAAGACCCGAAAGGAAACCCATGAGGACGATCGCAAGCACAAGAACCGCTGTTGTGGCCGGCGTGGCCGCCACGGCCCTGATCTTCGCCGGCTGTGCCAAGAGCGACGACAGCACGACCTCGGACCCCGCAGCCACCTCCGCCGAGGTGAGTGCCGCGCCGACGCCGGAGATCCCGTCAAGCCTCGCCGAGTCCGCCAGCGAGGTGGCCGAGCCCACCGAGGTCACGATCACCGGCGAGCGCGACGTCGAGGTGACCCTCACCGGCCCGATCGCCGCTCGGTACTCGTCGGCGACTGAGGAGGAGAAGACCGCCCTCGGCCTGCCGCTGACGGGCGACCGCAACGCGGGAGCCCGTGAGAGCGGGATGGCGTTCCAGCAGTTCCAGGGTGGCGTGATCACTGCCGTGAGCGAAGACCCGGGCAGCCCCGCCTACATCACCTGGGGCAAGATCCGCGACGCCTGGAACATCGAGCGCGCCGCGGACGGCACCCCGGACATCTCCGGCGACAATGGGTCGGTGGGCCCGCTCGGCGCCCCGACCAGCGACGAACTGACCGAGGGTGATCTGAAGGTGACCACCTTCCAGCACGGCAAGATCACCTACAACCCCACGACCGACGTGGTCGAGGTGACCGTCAACGGCAACGTGGTGCCATCGGGGCTGTGATTCGTCGAGGTCGGCTGGCTCAGGCGTTCGTCCGGCCCGATGACGGCGATGTGTCCGGGTACGGACTCATCGGCATGAAGTAGTCGTTGCGGTAGTTGTAACGCTCCCGCTGACTGCGCGGGGACAACTGCTGAGCCGGGGCCGTCACCGGCGCGTGCCACTGCGGCATCATGACGCCGGTGTTCGGTTGCGGGGGCGCCTGATCGAATCGACTGTCGTCGGCGGCTGCGGTGGCCGGTAGTGAAATGGCCAATGCCGCGGCGAATGCGCACGTGGTCAGCAC harbors:
- a CDS encoding LGFP repeat-containing protein → MRTIASTRTAVVAGVAATALIFAGCAKSDDSTTSDPAATSAEVSAAPTPEIPSSLAESASEVAEPTEVTITGERDVEVTLTGPIAARYSSATEEEKTALGLPLTGDRNAGARESGMAFQQFQGGVITAVSEDPGSPAYITWGKIRDAWNIERAADGTPDISGDNGSVGPLGAPTSDELTEGDLKVTTFQHGKITYNPTTDVVEVTVNGNVVPSGL